The following proteins are co-located in the Methanobrevibacter thaueri genome:
- a CDS encoding NAD-dependent epimerase/dehydratase family protein: MKVLYVISGVTGMTGNELVRQLLNQDEDEVKIIGFDNFYASSIDTVADCLDDERFEFYEYDLNDEKQMDDIKGMVFDIKDNFDEVVYINCAAVVHTEHFYKVYETYQTNVVGMNDFLDQAIDVGAEKYINCSTSEIYSMNSWNEDGGVKESDYITMADAEHSQRTSYATGKLLTEFFMKDAVDNGKIKGCSIRFANVYSKDEKYPKHIIPHIIDNLKNTGEVVLLENSKKNCRTFLNNYDSCSAVIELIKSDSALDGTIYNVATDEEISIIDLVKLIGEKMGINEPVIKFEGYRESDPERRLLSTEKIRSRTNWVPIVDLDKGLAECVENYTKN; this comes from the coding sequence ATGAAAGTTTTATATGTAATTAGTGGGGTTACCGGAATGACTGGTAACGAGTTGGTTCGCCAACTTCTAAACCAGGATGAAGATGAAGTAAAAATCATAGGTTTCGATAACTTTTATGCATCTTCAATTGACACAGTCGCCGATTGTTTGGATGATGAAAGATTTGAATTTTATGAATATGATTTAAACGATGAAAAGCAGATGGATGACATTAAAGGCATGGTATTTGACATTAAAGACAACTTTGATGAGGTTGTATACATCAACTGTGCAGCTGTCGTTCACACAGAGCATTTCTACAAGGTTTATGAAACCTATCAAACCAATGTTGTTGGTATGAATGACTTTTTGGATCAAGCTATTGATGTTGGAGCTGAAAAATACATCAACTGTTCCACCTCTGAGATTTACTCAATGAACTCATGGAATGAAGACGGAGGGGTTAAGGAATCTGATTATATCACAATGGCCGATGCGGAACACAGTCAAAGAACCAGTTATGCAACCGGAAAATTACTTACAGAATTTTTCATGAAAGATGCGGTTGACAATGGTAAGATTAAAGGCTGTTCCATACGCTTTGCTAATGTTTACAGTAAGGATGAAAAATACCCTAAGCATATTATTCCACACATCATTGACAATCTGAAAAACACAGGTGAGGTTGTCCTGCTTGAAAATTCTAAAAAGAATTGCAGAACATTCTTGAATAACTATGACAGTTGCAGTGCGGTAATTGAATTGATCAAAAGCGATTCAGCATTGGACGGTACGATTTACAATGTTGCAACTGACGAGGAAATTTCCATCATTGATTTGGTAAAATTGATTGGTGAAAAGATGGGCATCAATGAGCCGGTCATCAAGTTTGAAGGCTATCGTGAATCAGATCCTGAAAGAAGATTGTTATCAACTGAAAAGATAAGGTCAAGAACCAATTGGGTCCCTATAGTTGACCTTGACAAAGGATTGGCTGAATGCGTTGAAAACTATACTAAAAATTAG
- a CDS encoding LicD family protein, whose translation MTVGEFRKYTDDEIKHLQDVELMILKDVVKVFDKHNLKYFMYGGSLLGTIRHKGYIPWDDDIDVILFREDYDKALEVINNELSDKYSVVQMDYIEDCFSSMAVISLKGTTFGRWYSKYVSHEIGIHIDLFPLDNIPNNYTLGKIQYYLYRFAYQFVINSIIKMDMYTKFMTLMHHMVYHILNFLPINPRTWKKILTKTMTFHNKKETEKVVDWFNLCGFMPYERDYFEPALNAQFEDFEVRIPNKYDELLTQIYGDYMKIPPEEDRYNAAPDVLDFGKY comes from the coding sequence ATGACTGTAGGCGAATTTAGAAAATATACTGATGACGAGATAAAACACTTGCAAGATGTTGAACTAATGATTCTTAAAGATGTTGTAAAAGTCTTTGATAAACATAATTTAAAATATTTCATGTATGGTGGTTCTCTTTTAGGAACAATCAGACATAAAGGTTATATTCCTTGGGATGACGATATTGATGTTATTTTATTTAGAGAAGATTACGATAAAGCCTTAGAAGTCATAAATAATGAATTATCTGATAAATATAGTGTTGTTCAGATGGATTATATTGAAGATTGTTTCAGTTCAATGGCTGTTATCTCACTTAAAGGAACTACTTTTGGTCGTTGGTATTCTAAATATGTCAGTCACGAAATAGGGATTCATATTGACTTGTTTCCACTTGATAATATCCCTAATAATTATACTTTGGGTAAGATCCAATATTATTTATATAGATTCGCCTATCAATTCGTTATCAATTCAATCATTAAAATGGACATGTATACAAAATTCATGACATTGATGCATCATATGGTTTATCATATTTTGAATTTCCTTCCAATTAACCCAAGAACATGGAAGAAAATACTTACAAAAACAATGACCTTTCATAATAAAAAGGAGACTGAAAAAGTTGTTGATTGGTTTAATTTATGTGGTTTTATGCCTTATGAAAGGGATTATTTTGAACCAGCACTTAATGCCCAATTTGAAGACTTTGAAGTTAGAATTCCAAATAAATATGATGAGCTTTTAACTCAAATTTATGGAGATTATATGAAAATACCTCCTGAAGAGGACAGGTATAATGCAGCTCCTGATGTTCTTGATTTTGGAAAGTATTAA
- a CDS encoding metallophosphoesterase family protein: protein MSKIAILSDIHGNLHALKEVINDLNSHDIDSIVLLGDLIDYGMQSNECVDLIRKEFSSRVICNIWGNHENAILTEDFDHFSSQRGVESAQFTASQLNDAVKDYLNDELIHDGRLEFRIGDYKALAIHGSLVDSYWKAIFPDNLNGEYSDFDIVFSGHSHYPHVFQKFYEVDNPDMRNKKSVLFINPGSVGQPRNHNPNAQYAILDTETRGVELRAVEYPVDEAMDLYDGSIDEFYQTRLKNGI, encoded by the coding sequence ATGAGTAAGATAGCTATATTGTCAGATATTCATGGGAATTTGCATGCCCTAAAAGAGGTAATAAATGATTTGAACAGTCATGATATTGATTCAATTGTTCTTTTAGGTGATTTGATAGACTACGGAATGCAATCAAATGAATGTGTTGATTTAATTCGAAAGGAATTTTCCTCAAGGGTAATATGCAATATTTGGGGAAATCATGAAAACGCTATTTTGACTGAGGACTTTGATCATTTTTCAAGCCAACGGGGTGTTGAATCAGCACAGTTCACAGCATCACAGTTAAATGATGCTGTTAAGGATTATTTAAATGATGAACTGATCCATGATGGCAGACTTGAATTCAGGATAGGCGATTACAAGGCATTGGCGATACATGGGTCATTGGTTGACAGTTACTGGAAGGCAATATTTCCGGATAATCTCAATGGAGAATATTCAGATTTTGACATTGTATTTTCAGGACATTCACATTATCCGCATGTCTTTCAGAAGTTCTATGAAGTGGACAATCCCGACATGAGGAACAAGAAATCAGTCTTATTTATTAATCCTGGATCAGTGGGACAGCCTAGAAACCACAATCCAAATGCACAATATGCAATTTTGGACACTGAAACGAGGGGTGTTGAATTAAGGGCTGTGGAATATCCTGTTGATGAGGCAATGGATTTATATGATGGTAGCATTGATGAATTTTATCAAACAAGATTAAAGAATGGAATTTAG
- a CDS encoding IspD/TarI family cytidylyltransferase, producing the protein MICAAMLAGGIGSRLKQGKPKQFVKINNKPILVHSVETFLNVSELDKIIVSSPKKCINQTIELMEDYFPNNDRIVVIEGGVTRNDTILNSIKYMKDQNCEKDSILVTHDASRIFVSEILIENSIKYAAEVGAASPVIPATDVIFESKEEGKLTNIPLRKNLCHSQTPQSFNIDKFIEIYEDLSEEEISKLDEAMMLFHLRGADVKLFPGEQGNFKITRPFDITIAESIFKD; encoded by the coding sequence ATGATTTGTGCAGCTATGTTGGCTGGAGGAATAGGAAGTAGATTAAAACAAGGAAAACCAAAGCAGTTTGTTAAAATAAATAATAAACCAATTTTAGTTCATTCTGTTGAAACCTTTTTAAATGTTTCAGAATTAGATAAAATCATTGTATCTTCTCCAAAAAAATGTATTAATCAAACAATAGAACTGATGGAAGATTATTTTCCTAATAATGATCGAATTGTTGTTATTGAAGGTGGAGTTACACGTAATGATACTATTTTAAATTCAATAAAGTATATGAAAGATCAAAACTGTGAAAAGGATTCAATTTTAGTAACTCATGATGCATCACGGATATTTGTTTCAGAAATATTAATTGAAAATAGTATTAAATATGCTGCTGAAGTGGGTGCGGCAAGTCCGGTAATACCGGCGACTGATGTGATATTTGAATCAAAAGAAGAAGGAAAACTCACAAATATTCCATTAAGAAAAAATTTATGTCATTCACAGACTCCGCAATCATTTAATATTGATAAATTCATAGAAATTTATGAAGATTTATCTGAAGAAGAAATAAGTAAATTAGATGAAGCTATGATGCTTTTCCATTTAAGGGGTGCGGATGTAAAATTATTCCCTGGTGAACAAGGTAATTTTAAAATAACTCGTCCTTTTGATATAACTATAGCAGAATCTATTTTTAAAGATTAA
- a CDS encoding LicD family protein, protein MALNFREYTPEDLEHLHELEIMILKDMITVLERNNIPYFAYGGTHIGAVRHEGFIPWDDDVDIVLFRDDYEKAIDVFNKELDPEKYEVLSPRLIDDCFYLFSMVSLKGTKYAFWYRDYVSYNVGIHIDFFALDNVPDSDFKCKIYYYKTRILNHLQTNAIIDMKHSKIHHLIHKILKIFPISNQKWKEYTYKAITKYNNQETKRVADAGEISGFFAFDRDGFKPAVKTKFENIEVAIPKSDKILVQLFGDYMQIPPEEDRYNSAPEVLDFGDY, encoded by the coding sequence ATGGCATTAAATTTTAGAGAATACACTCCTGAAGATTTAGAGCATCTTCATGAACTTGAAATCATGATTTTAAAGGATATGATAACCGTTTTAGAGAGGAATAATATTCCTTATTTTGCTTATGGTGGTACTCATATAGGTGCTGTAAGACATGAAGGTTTCATTCCTTGGGATGATGATGTGGATATTGTTCTATTCAGAGATGATTATGAAAAAGCTATTGATGTTTTTAATAAGGAATTGGATCCTGAAAAATATGAAGTGTTATCTCCAAGATTAATTGATGATTGTTTTTATTTATTTTCAATGGTATCTTTAAAAGGAACTAAATATGCATTCTGGTATAGGGATTATGTCAGTTATAATGTTGGAATCCATATAGACTTTTTTGCGTTGGACAATGTTCCTGATAGTGATTTTAAATGTAAAATATACTATTATAAAACCAGGATATTGAATCATTTGCAAACCAATGCTATTATTGACATGAAGCATTCAAAGATACATCATTTAATTCATAAAATTCTTAAAATTTTCCCGATTTCAAATCAAAAGTGGAAAGAATATACGTATAAGGCTATAACAAAGTATAATAATCAAGAAACTAAAAGAGTTGCTGATGCAGGAGAAATTAGTGGATTTTTTGCTTTTGATAGGGATGGTTTTAAGCCAGCTGTTAAGACTAAATTTGAAAATATAGAGGTTGCTATTCCAAAATCTGATAAAATTTTAGTCCAACTTTTTGGAGATTATATGCAAATTCCTCCTGAAGAAGACAGATATAACTCTGCTCCTGAAGTTCTTGACTTTGGAGACTATTAA
- a CDS encoding saccharopine dehydrogenase NADP-binding domain-containing protein has product MKTLDERLQVVEKHVKEDDITIMIIGLGSVGTYLLDFLVSKNDSAIKIVVVGRNQEKMQSDVNIVRVAGLIREVNKSEIIVESGVDLNDIDSIEKAISKYSPDFIVNSSRAYAGIKYGSISWHNVRAYGIWTPLSIKFTKNIMEACDNADTNAVVINTSYSDAVIPWLKSAGKAYPDFGSGNLNHLIPRMKFAVADMLGVDDFWNVDFNFAAAHFHDVVISKEGQTEGVDLPLKIYYKGEEQDLSHDEIFSQCSISMPVDQKRNMMNASSNYRIISAVIDAIRTGEEEKVFSPGVFGHIGGYPVKIGYKDGKISAWIDESVFTFEEMDKANRESLGLDGVEDIRDATLIYTDDLIAKVKDVFGEDLPKEVKYDDIEKTADFLIEKIITPQLNK; this is encoded by the coding sequence ATGAAAACTTTAGATGAAAGATTACAAGTTGTTGAAAAACATGTAAAAGAGGATGATATAACTATTATGATTATAGGTTTAGGAAGTGTTGGAACCTATTTATTGGACTTTTTAGTAAGTAAAAATGACTCTGCGATAAAAATCGTCGTTGTTGGAAGAAACCAAGAGAAAATGCAATCTGATGTTAATATCGTACGTGTTGCAGGTCTTATTCGTGAAGTCAACAAATCCGAAATCATCGTTGAATCAGGAGTTGACTTAAATGACATTGACTCAATTGAAAAGGCAATCTCCAAATACAGTCCTGATTTCATTGTAAACTCAAGCAGAGCATATGCAGGAATTAAATACGGAAGCATTTCCTGGCATAACGTACGTGCTTATGGTATTTGGACTCCATTATCTATCAAGTTTACTAAAAACATTATGGAAGCATGTGATAATGCAGATACAAATGCGGTTGTCATTAATACTTCCTATTCTGATGCGGTTATTCCATGGCTTAAAAGTGCAGGAAAAGCATATCCTGACTTCGGTAGTGGAAACCTAAATCATTTGATTCCAAGAATGAAGTTTGCAGTGGCAGACATGTTAGGTGTCGACGATTTCTGGAATGTTGACTTTAATTTTGCTGCTGCTCACTTCCATGATGTTGTAATCAGTAAGGAAGGACAAACCGAAGGTGTTGACTTGCCTCTTAAAATCTACTACAAAGGTGAGGAGCAAGACCTCTCACATGATGAAATATTCTCACAATGTTCCATCAGCATGCCTGTGGACCAAAAAAGGAACATGATGAATGCATCAAGTAATTATCGTATTATTTCAGCTGTTATTGATGCAATCCGTACTGGTGAAGAAGAAAAAGTGTTCTCTCCAGGAGTATTCGGTCACATTGGAGGATATCCTGTTAAAATTGGTTATAAGGATGGAAAAATTTCCGCTTGGATTGATGAATCTGTGTTCACCTTTGAGGAAATGGATAAGGCTAACCGTGAATCATTAGGTCTTGATGGTGTTGAAGACATTAGGGATGCTACATTAATTTACACTGATGATTTAATTGCAAAGGTTAAGGATGTATTTGGCGAAGACTTGCCGAAAGAAGTCAA
- the aepX gene encoding phosphoenolpyruvate mutase, with product MGSDNSIVYTCFCTDIIHEGHLNLINEAKKYGDVVVGVLCDAQMVKYNRFPLKSTSERVKLVEEIPDVSKVIIQDQIMYDKVVEELRPDYIIHGDNWSEDSMKVIRQNIVDVLDKYGGELIEVPYTFNENIQKVDRQMREQLSMPELRRGRLKKLLDMVPVVKTIEVHSGLTGLIAEKTVIADEEHIDQFDAMWVSSLCDSTEKGKPDIELVDMTSRFRTINDIMEVTTKPIIFDGDTGGIAEHFVYTVRSLERMGVSAVIIEDKIGLKKNSLFGTEVKQTQDEIGHFCEKIAAGKNAQLSDDFMIIARIESLILEQGMEDALKRAFAFRDAGADGIMIHSRRKEPDEILEFCDKFREKDKETPIVVVPSSYNTITEEELIKHGVNIVIYANQLLRAAFPAMQNAAKSILKHHRAHEIDEELLSIKDIITLIDEL from the coding sequence ATGGGTTCTGATAATTCTATTGTTTATACTTGTTTTTGTACTGACATTATCCATGAAGGACACTTAAACTTAATCAATGAAGCTAAAAAGTACGGTGATGTTGTAGTTGGTGTTCTTTGTGATGCTCAAATGGTTAAATATAACAGATTTCCATTGAAATCCACTTCCGAGCGTGTTAAGCTGGTTGAAGAGATTCCTGATGTCAGTAAGGTGATTATTCAAGATCAAATTATGTATGATAAGGTAGTTGAGGAACTTCGCCCAGATTACATTATCCATGGGGATAACTGGTCAGAGGACTCAATGAAAGTAATTAGGCAAAACATTGTTGATGTTTTAGATAAATACGGTGGAGAACTGATTGAGGTTCCATACACATTCAATGAAAATATACAAAAGGTCGACAGGCAAATGAGAGAACAACTGTCAATGCCTGAGCTTAGAAGAGGAAGACTTAAAAAACTGTTGGATATGGTTCCTGTCGTCAAGACAATTGAGGTTCACAGCGGTTTAACAGGTTTAATTGCAGAAAAGACTGTAATCGCTGATGAGGAACACATTGACCAGTTCGATGCAATGTGGGTTTCAAGTTTATGTGACAGTACAGAAAAGGGAAAGCCTGACATCGAGCTTGTAGACATGACCTCAAGGTTTAGGACAATCAACGATATCATGGAAGTTACAACCAAGCCGATTATATTTGACGGGGACACCGGAGGAATCGCAGAGCATTTTGTCTACACTGTAAGATCCCTTGAGAGAATGGGTGTTTCAGCTGTCATCATTGAGGATAAGATTGGTTTGAAGAAGAACTCATTGTTTGGTACTGAAGTAAAGCAAACCCAGGATGAGATTGGTCACTTCTGTGAAAAGATTGCTGCGGGTAAAAACGCACAACTGTCTGATGATTTCATGATTATTGCAAGAATTGAAAGCCTGATTCTTGAACAGGGTATGGAAGATGCACTTAAAAGGGCATTCGCATTCAGGGATGCAGGTGCAGATGGAATCATGATTCACAGTAGAAGAAAAGAACCTGATGAAATCCTGGAATTCTGTGACAAGTTCAGGGAAAAGGATAAGGAAACTCCAATTGTAGTAGTGCCTTCTTCATACAATACAATCACTGAAGAGGAATTAATCAAGCATGGAGTAAATATTGTAATTTACGCTAACCAGCTGTTAAGAGCAGCATTTCCTGCAATGCAAAATGCCGCAAAAAGTATATTAAAGCATCACAGGGCTCACGAGATAGATGAGGAATTATTATCAATTAAAGATATCATTACATTGATTGATGAATTATGA
- a CDS encoding DUF6564 domain-containing protein yields MKIVIITVAGVSSRFNKDIPEDEKILKCLYFEEDSKDTLIYQMLKKSSYADEIVIVGGYKYSDLESYIEEVLPQDLKDKVTLVYNEHYSDLSSGYSLYLGIDCALARFDNIDEILFVEGDLDIDEESFSQVVNSPKNVLTFNHEPIYSNKAVVLYQNENDRYCYLFNSDHGLLSMNEPFKAIFNSGQTWKFQDMELLKAANDNFKENLIEDTNLGIIQKYFDLVENTDDIEIIGLDRWVNCNTRNDYQIIKEYWRQ; encoded by the coding sequence TTGAAAATTGTTATTATTACAGTTGCAGGGGTGTCAAGCAGGTTCAACAAGGACATTCCTGAAGATGAAAAGATATTGAAATGCTTATATTTTGAAGAGGATTCAAAAGACACTTTAATTTATCAGATGCTTAAAAAATCTAGCTATGCGGATGAGATAGTTATTGTAGGAGGATATAAGTATTCCGATTTAGAATCCTATATCGAAGAGGTTCTTCCTCAAGATTTAAAGGATAAGGTAACATTGGTTTACAATGAACATTACAGTGACTTGAGCTCAGGATACAGTCTATACTTGGGAATAGACTGTGCATTGGCCAGATTCGACAATATTGACGAAATACTATTTGTGGAAGGCGACTTGGACATTGATGAGGAATCCTTTTCACAAGTTGTAAATTCTCCTAAAAATGTTTTGACATTCAATCATGAGCCGATCTATTCAAACAAGGCTGTAGTATTGTATCAAAATGAAAATGACAGATACTGTTACCTTTTCAATAGTGACCATGGATTATTATCAATGAATGAACCATTTAAAGCTATTTTTAATTCTGGTCAGACCTGGAAGTTCCAAGATATGGAACTGCTTAAGGCAGCTAATGACAATTTCAAGGAAAACCTTATAGAAGACACAAATCTTGGAATAATTCAAAAATACTTTGATTTGGTTGAAAACACCGACGATATCGAAATAATAGGATTGGATCGTTGGGTAAACTGCAATACACGTAATGATTATCAAATAATTAAAGAATACTGGAGGCAATAA
- a CDS encoding NAD(P)H-dependent glycerol-3-phosphate dehydrogenase: MFSNISVVGAGAMGTAISQTICENTKQVLLYAKRAEVVNSINKTHFNKDYFPNIRLEDNIIATNDLNELKNAEIIFLTLPSSVIREVTRKLKDIISSDCILVNTAKGIEKNSKKRMSEVIQEETGKSAVVLSGPNIAAEMVERTFSSASIACENKEYLDKVEQVLSTPKFKVSASNDVIGVEYCGVIKNVIAISQGICEGMKINDNARFSVFTKTFAETKDLIEKFGGKRDTVDDYCGFGDIITASTLNVSRNHTLGVLYGQKIVIDEKASGVLFEGKNTIITLKELCKNNNIDCATVDFTYDVIINGINPKRAFEEFWEKL; the protein is encoded by the coding sequence ATGTTTTCAAATATAAGTGTTGTTGGCGCAGGTGCAATGGGGACTGCAATTTCACAAACAATTTGTGAAAATACTAAACAAGTTCTACTTTATGCTAAAAGAGCGGAAGTTGTAAATTCAATAAATAAAACTCATTTTAATAAAGATTATTTTCCTAATATTCGATTAGAAGATAATATTATAGCTACTAATGATTTAAATGAATTAAAAAATGCTGAAATAATTTTTTTAACTCTACCTTCATCTGTAATACGAGAAGTTACCCGTAAGTTAAAGGATATCATTTCTTCTGATTGTATTTTAGTCAATACTGCAAAAGGGATTGAAAAAAATTCTAAAAAAAGAATGAGTGAAGTTATTCAAGAAGAAACAGGAAAATCCGCAGTTGTATTATCAGGGCCGAATATTGCAGCTGAAATGGTTGAGAGAACATTTTCTTCAGCATCTATTGCTTGTGAGAATAAAGAATATCTTGATAAAGTTGAACAGGTTTTATCAACTCCTAAATTTAAAGTTTCAGCAAGTAATGATGTTATTGGGGTAGAGTACTGTGGTGTTATTAAAAATGTAATTGCCATCTCTCAAGGAATTTGTGAAGGAATGAAAATTAATGATAATGCACGTTTTTCAGTATTTACAAAAACATTCGCTGAAACTAAAGATTTAATTGAAAAATTTGGCGGCAAGAGGGACACTGTTGATGATTATTGTGGTTTTGGCGATATTATTACTGCGTCTACTTTGAATGTTAGTAGAAATCATACATTGGGTGTTTTGTATGGTCAAAAGATTGTTATTGATGAAAAAGCATCAGGTGTTCTTTTTGAAGGGAAAAATACTATAATTACACTTAAAGAATTGTGTAAAAATAATAATATTGATTGTGCAACAGTAGATTTCACTTATGATGTAATTATTAATGGTATTAATCCTAAACGGGCTTTTGAGGAGTTTTGGGAAAAGTTGTAA